In Neovison vison isolate M4711 chromosome 14, ASM_NN_V1, whole genome shotgun sequence, the following proteins share a genomic window:
- the C14H16orf92 gene encoding fertilization-influencing membrane protein, whose protein sequence is MTPGYDITEPQPCPRSGRVMRLRQWAWAWAWLVGLAAVETAPSQESTNTLARGAESLYFIDRPDFFDYPDSDQARLLAVAQFIGEKPVIFVNSGSNFDFFHHILVGALVVAFFFLLYQFCTHMSCERGA, encoded by the exons ATGACCCCAGGCTATGACATCACAGAGCCCCAACCCTGTCCCAGGAGCGGAAGGGTCATGAGGCTGCGGCAGTGGGCGTGGGCATGGGCGTGGCTGGTTGGGCTGGCGGCCGTGGAAACAG CACCCAGCCAGGAGAGCACCAACACCTTGGCGCGGGGAGCAGAGTCTCTGTACTTCATAGACAGACCCGACTTCTTTGATTACCCAGACTCAGACCAAGCCAGGCTCCTGGCGGTGGCCCAGTTTATTGGAGAGAAACCGGTCATCTTTGTTAACTCAG GATCCAACTTCGATTTCTTCCATCACATCTTGGTGGGCGCTCTGGTAGTGGCCTTCTTCTTCCTGCTTTACCAGTTCTGCACACACAT GAGCTGTGAGAGAGGGGCCTGA